One part of the Polyangiaceae bacterium genome encodes these proteins:
- a CDS encoding acyl-CoA dehydrogenase family protein, whose product MGFIQAPPELAPQFEDDRVLRRFLERQVPAEVLSEITPSLKEMGELAAGRLYELAIRHRNEEPQLTSWDPWGNRIDHLEVNTAWKEYAKVAAEKGVVGTAYERKHGAYSRIHQFALMYLFAPSTQVYTCPLAMTDGAARTLETLAKPELRDRVLPRLIHRDPAQAWTSGQWMTERTGGSDVGLSETVAKESADGWRLYGTKWFTSAVTSEVTLTLARPEGNPSGGKGLALFFVELKNDQGRLNHILVNRLKEKLGTKNLPTAELTLDGTLAQPVVGLDNGIRNMANMLNITRTWNAVVAVSSMRRGLALARDYAKRRVAFGAPLSEKPLHLDTLAGLAAEYEAAFQLVFEEVRLMGRAELGEITEEEQRALYAIQPLTKLMTGKQAVAHASEVLECFGGAGYVEDTGLPVLLRDAQVLSIWEGTTNVLSLETFRALQRENTWGLLSEKIKRHATSANDSRLKNLAETTLKATGHALEWVSRTGPNDPRAFEAGARRCALTLGRALASSLLIEHAQWELDHGGDPRSLYAARRFAEHGIDLVLDSSELEANAALALG is encoded by the coding sequence ATGGGATTCATCCAAGCGCCGCCAGAGCTCGCCCCCCAGTTCGAAGACGACCGCGTGTTGCGCCGATTCCTCGAGCGGCAAGTGCCCGCGGAGGTGCTGAGTGAGATCACACCCAGCCTGAAGGAAATGGGCGAGCTCGCCGCGGGTCGGCTGTATGAGCTCGCGATCCGCCATCGCAACGAGGAGCCGCAGCTCACTTCGTGGGATCCCTGGGGCAATCGCATCGACCACCTCGAGGTGAATACCGCGTGGAAAGAGTACGCGAAGGTCGCCGCGGAAAAGGGTGTGGTTGGTACCGCGTACGAGCGCAAGCACGGCGCCTACTCGCGCATCCATCAGTTTGCGCTGATGTACCTCTTCGCCCCCTCGACGCAGGTCTACACCTGCCCCCTCGCCATGACCGACGGCGCGGCGCGCACCTTGGAGACGCTCGCCAAGCCGGAGCTGCGAGACCGCGTGTTGCCCCGTTTGATCCACAGGGATCCAGCTCAGGCCTGGACCAGTGGCCAGTGGATGACCGAGCGCACCGGTGGCTCCGACGTCGGATTGAGCGAAACCGTCGCCAAGGAGAGCGCCGACGGCTGGCGCCTCTACGGAACGAAGTGGTTCACCTCTGCGGTGACGAGCGAGGTCACGCTCACGTTGGCGCGCCCTGAGGGCAATCCGAGCGGCGGCAAAGGGCTCGCGCTCTTCTTCGTGGAGCTGAAGAACGACCAAGGGCGGCTGAATCACATCTTGGTCAACCGCCTCAAGGAAAAGCTCGGCACGAAGAACCTGCCAACCGCCGAGCTCACGCTCGACGGAACCCTCGCACAGCCCGTGGTCGGCCTCGACAACGGGATCCGCAACATGGCCAACATGCTGAACATCACGCGCACCTGGAACGCGGTGGTCGCCGTCTCGAGCATGCGTCGTGGGCTCGCGTTGGCGCGGGACTACGCCAAGCGCCGCGTGGCGTTCGGTGCGCCGCTAAGCGAGAAGCCCCTGCACCTCGACACGCTGGCTGGCCTTGCCGCCGAGTACGAAGCAGCGTTTCAGTTGGTGTTCGAAGAGGTGCGGCTGATGGGTCGCGCGGAGCTCGGCGAAATCACCGAGGAAGAGCAGCGTGCGCTGTACGCGATTCAGCCGCTCACGAAGCTGATGACGGGCAAGCAGGCGGTGGCTCACGCGAGCGAGGTGCTCGAGTGCTTCGGCGGCGCCGGGTACGTAGAAGACACCGGGCTGCCGGTGTTGCTCCGCGACGCACAGGTCCTGAGCATCTGGGAGGGCACGACGAACGTGCTCAGCTTGGAGACTTTCCGGGCGCTGCAGCGCGAGAACACCTGGGGTCTGTTGTCGGAGAAGATCAAGCGCCACGCGACCTCCGCCAACGACTCGCGCCTCAAAAACCTCGCGGAAACGACCCTGAAGGCGACTGGCCATGCCCTGGAGTGGGTGAGCCGCACGGGCCCCAACGATCCGAGGGCCTTTGAAGCCGGTGCGCGGCGCTGCGCGCTGACGCTGGGCCGAGCGCTGGCCTCTAGCCTGCTCATCGAGCACGCTCAGTGGGAGCTCGATCACGGCGGAGATCCGCGGAGCCTGTACGCCGCGCGGCGCTTCGCCGAGCACGGTATCGACCTGGTGCTGGACAGCTCGGAGCTCGAGGCCAACGCCGCGCTCGCCCTCGGCTGA
- a CDS encoding DUF3575 domain-containing protein has protein sequence MGRLKSAGIGCFVGVSLCVVAVPALADEDDPPYQVASCADPDPTNSLQADLGSGVLGVGYEQRLVKHLSLRLTLQYNKPWYTETWGGPDTDAYAWAVELRPFIFPFGTGMKGLYLSPFGRAGIGYAKDGLDKTESNPVWSVGATAGYGWMFNYDRILLRLGAGAQYWAYETGSQKKAGVKGVYPQVDIILGWAF, from the coding sequence ATGGGTAGGCTGAAGAGCGCAGGGATCGGTTGCTTCGTGGGTGTCTCGCTGTGCGTCGTCGCGGTGCCGGCGCTCGCGGATGAAGACGATCCGCCCTACCAAGTCGCTTCCTGCGCCGATCCGGATCCAACCAATAGCCTCCAAGCAGACCTCGGCAGCGGTGTGCTCGGCGTGGGCTACGAGCAACGCCTCGTCAAGCATCTCTCGCTTCGACTGACGCTGCAGTACAACAAGCCCTGGTACACCGAGACTTGGGGTGGACCCGACACCGACGCGTACGCTTGGGCAGTGGAGCTGCGGCCTTTTATCTTTCCCTTCGGAACCGGAATGAAGGGGCTCTACCTCTCGCCGTTCGGCCGGGCGGGCATCGGCTACGCCAAAGATGGGCTCGACAAGACGGAATCGAATCCGGTGTGGAGCGTTGGCGCCACGGCTGGGTACGGCTGGATGTTCAACTACGACCGCATCTTGCTGCGGCTCGGAGCTGGCGCGCAGTACTGGGCGTATGAGACCGGTTCCCAGAAGAAGGCGGGCGTGAAGGGCGTGTATCCGCAGGTGGATATCATCCTCGGCTGGGCCTTTTAG
- a CDS encoding PD40 domain-containing protein gives MRVRLACIGLACLLVACGSDEGSGGEGGAGATAGVAGAGGGGAGVAGTAGSGGAAGSAGVGGAGAAGGCVGAPALDDSFPRPTAAAIQFSAKNPLPQGESIVYNDWGTPNAVRAMRPDGSEQSLLFTALRVWSMGVEPGGARIAFSATDPAQETNYGLNFLDSIQHTWLYDSSTQQVELVSHGNINDECHLFAPDGTGLYVCRRFDFAEDSSGGHFKGWQLGRIDFGCGTYQAYGALQDNVFELNPAPLLPAAAGQDVSELLFTRITLTPPNTQVREIRRMQVSDGSSEGFLADADNPVVSPDGKRFLYRSRVAPRGLYVRDVSGGTPVSIVAADVTNPVWSPDGTRVAYLMPDPTQCSHIEVRAADGTGDATRLLDCVDSGQFVTKLSWIQRSE, from the coding sequence ATGCGCGTTCGCTTGGCTTGCATTGGTTTGGCCTGTCTTCTTGTCGCGTGTGGTTCGGACGAGGGATCAGGGGGAGAGGGAGGCGCCGGTGCTACGGCGGGTGTCGCTGGCGCTGGGGGTGGCGGAGCCGGCGTAGCAGGCACTGCTGGCTCGGGCGGCGCGGCAGGCAGCGCCGGGGTCGGCGGCGCCGGAGCCGCGGGCGGCTGCGTCGGAGCGCCCGCGTTGGATGATAGCTTCCCCAGGCCAACGGCCGCGGCGATTCAGTTCAGTGCAAAGAATCCGTTACCGCAGGGAGAGAGCATCGTCTACAACGACTGGGGCACGCCCAACGCCGTGCGGGCGATGCGTCCGGACGGCAGCGAGCAGAGCCTGCTGTTCACGGCGCTCAGGGTTTGGAGCATGGGCGTGGAGCCTGGAGGCGCCCGTATCGCTTTCTCCGCAACAGATCCAGCTCAAGAGACCAACTACGGGCTCAACTTCCTTGACTCGATCCAGCACACCTGGCTCTACGACTCGTCGACGCAGCAGGTTGAGCTGGTTTCGCACGGAAATATCAATGATGAGTGCCACTTGTTCGCGCCGGACGGGACAGGCCTGTATGTCTGTCGTCGCTTCGACTTCGCCGAGGATAGTTCCGGGGGCCATTTCAAGGGTTGGCAGCTCGGGCGGATCGATTTCGGCTGCGGAACGTATCAGGCCTACGGCGCGCTCCAAGACAACGTGTTCGAGCTCAATCCGGCGCCGCTGCTCCCAGCAGCTGCAGGACAAGACGTGAGCGAGCTGTTGTTTACCCGCATCACTCTCACCCCCCCAAACACTCAGGTCCGGGAAATCCGCCGCATGCAGGTCAGCGATGGCAGCAGCGAGGGCTTCTTGGCGGATGCTGACAACCCCGTCGTCTCGCCCGACGGAAAGCGGTTCTTGTACCGCTCTCGCGTCGCGCCTCGCGGCCTGTACGTTCGCGATGTCAGCGGAGGAACTCCGGTTTCGATCGTGGCTGCCGACGTGACGAATCCGGTTTGGTCGCCTGACGGGACACGGGTTGCCTACTTGATGCCGGATCCAACGCAGTGCTCTCATATCGAAGTTCGGGCGGCAGACGGCACCGGGGATGCGACGCGCCTGCTCGACTGCGTGGATTCCGGGCAATTCGTGACCAAGTTGAGCTGGATCCAACGCTCCGAGTGA
- a CDS encoding PQQ-binding-like beta-propeller repeat protein: MSAPKPKGSDLVKHTKRDLKRSSKKAGRFLNKYSKKRYQIFWTYGIVLLCGLIYGIYWVGTKIRYELLGGKEADAKARLNTAEFWLKGDPGRALPIELNGDGAVDFLGGYRGFDPSGDYLGAFDGKTGNVLWRVGPIKFGMGPTLYTTSENVLIVGYPQDLVLVELKSGKELQRAQAPHAIREFCPDPSGKPNVVLRNYNQVTQLSLVDLGTAAGDASWCGAQMIPGVGKRLSGVTPPEGMNASARILEDEAGNRFFTGLKTSSGGPSPVLIAQDQAGAHLWSQTYPGTTPPWVALAEGRAYVVSNFATPPALTAYDAKTGTQLWKNTTANLLVTSGVSASKDAVYVQVGKGLCLFDPKDGKLKATLGDAAAL, translated from the coding sequence GTGTCCGCTCCGAAACCCAAGGGCTCCGATCTCGTCAAGCACACCAAGCGAGACCTCAAGCGGAGTTCCAAGAAGGCAGGGCGCTTCCTCAACAAGTACTCGAAGAAGCGCTATCAGATCTTCTGGACGTACGGGATCGTGCTGCTCTGCGGCTTGATTTACGGCATCTATTGGGTGGGGACCAAGATCCGCTACGAATTACTGGGTGGAAAAGAAGCGGACGCCAAGGCGCGGCTCAACACCGCCGAGTTCTGGCTCAAGGGGGATCCTGGGCGAGCGCTGCCCATCGAGCTCAACGGAGACGGTGCTGTCGATTTCCTCGGCGGCTACCGTGGCTTCGACCCGAGCGGGGACTACCTGGGGGCGTTTGACGGCAAGACCGGTAACGTGCTGTGGCGGGTTGGCCCGATCAAGTTTGGGATGGGACCGACGCTCTACACCACGTCGGAGAACGTGCTGATCGTCGGCTACCCCCAGGATCTCGTGTTGGTCGAACTCAAGAGCGGAAAGGAGCTCCAGCGGGCTCAGGCACCCCACGCGATCCGTGAGTTCTGTCCGGATCCGTCGGGAAAGCCAAACGTCGTCCTGCGAAACTACAACCAGGTGACTCAGCTCAGTTTGGTCGATCTCGGTACCGCAGCAGGGGACGCGTCCTGGTGCGGGGCGCAGATGATACCAGGGGTCGGCAAGCGCCTTTCTGGTGTGACGCCGCCCGAGGGCATGAACGCCAGTGCGCGCATCCTCGAGGACGAGGCGGGCAACCGCTTCTTCACTGGGCTCAAGACTTCTTCTGGTGGTCCCTCGCCCGTGCTGATCGCCCAAGACCAAGCCGGAGCGCATTTGTGGAGTCAAACCTATCCGGGAACAACGCCTCCCTGGGTGGCGCTAGCCGAGGGCCGCGCGTACGTGGTCAGCAATTTCGCGACGCCCCCAGCGCTGACGGCCTACGACGCGAAGACCGGAACGCAGCTGTGGAAGAACACGACGGCGAACCTGCTGGTGACGAGTGGTGTCTCGGCATCCAAGGACGCCGTCTACGTCCAGGTCGGCAAAGGGCTCTGTTTGTTCGATCCGAAAGACGGCAAGCTCAAGGCCACCTTGGGTGACGCCGCCGCGCTGTAG
- a CDS encoding DEAD/DEAH box helicase → MVSPAERAALEELFKSVRGASTARNWSRGVEMARAGHVFGAEQDEDSVSLKVTDPKLRIAPVATLYVEDAEWDCSCGGDDPCAHVAAATIALKRAREEGQALPEPPRNLGELVYRLKTLPERAEPGEQVLLIRVKRVGDQETLVDGSIAALLKNDSGAQALDIEQADLQLDRALSGRPNGTLPPDFFQGLLRSLAEVKHLELNGKPCRASGDSIAPRARVEATKAGFRVTIERHPDVLAVVLPGVALVRDGEGAVLKSLRGTELTGKRLQNLPSTREYPKAKSAELITTILPALREKMDVDVLTDELPQAARHLRPRAEVQITQEGGSISAFAVLVYGDPPVARIDNDELVILGGAVPVRDTGEEKQVADRLREDLGLIPGRRQHFHAEAATEFATRLDRYRARAGRVTGDAPERFLRKASLSPQLSISGSDFSLEFSGTADDGKAVSADANAVLKAWQQGLDLVPLSDGGFAPLPADFLSQHGHRVLMLLSAKEQKDELAAYAKPQLLQLCRDLDYPAPPELAALAPLVDGFEGLPEAKLPKTLNATLRHYQEAGVSWLGFLRQAGLGGVLADDMGLGKTLQALASLPEVTTKQRKRTLVVCPTSVLMNWRREANKFRPDLTVCVYHGAKRELDKQADLVLTSYALLRLDRDALAAETWNTLILDEAQTIKNPDSQVAQAAFSIPAEFRLSLSGTPVENRLDELWSQLHFSNPGLLGGRADFDNRFAKPIAEGQSGAAQRLRSRIAPFLLRRLKRDVAPELPPRTDVTLYVELTDTERATYDAVRAATEKELASQLGAGSSVLAALEALLRLRQACCHPALLPGHSGSPADTPPSSKVTLLVDHLERAAAENHKSLVFSQWTSLLDLVEPALRGAGLDFVRLDGSTANRDAVVQTFQAESGPPVMLISLKAGGTGLNLTAADHVFLLDPWWNPAVEDQAADRAHRIGQERPVIVHRMVAEDSVEERILALQEQKRAIADAALGEADKALSLTREDLLGLLG, encoded by the coding sequence ATGGTCTCCCCCGCTGAGCGCGCGGCGCTCGAAGAGCTGTTCAAGAGCGTGCGCGGAGCCTCTACCGCGCGCAACTGGAGTCGCGGCGTGGAGATGGCGCGGGCAGGCCACGTGTTTGGCGCTGAGCAAGACGAAGACTCCGTCAGCCTCAAGGTGACCGACCCGAAGCTGCGCATCGCGCCGGTGGCCACGCTCTACGTCGAAGACGCCGAGTGGGACTGCAGCTGCGGTGGCGACGATCCGTGTGCCCACGTAGCGGCCGCGACCATCGCGCTGAAGCGCGCCCGCGAAGAAGGCCAAGCGTTGCCCGAGCCGCCACGCAACCTGGGTGAGCTGGTGTACCGCCTGAAGACCCTGCCGGAACGGGCAGAGCCAGGGGAACAAGTGCTCTTGATCCGCGTCAAGCGCGTCGGCGATCAAGAGACGCTGGTCGACGGCTCCATCGCCGCGCTGCTCAAGAACGACAGCGGCGCGCAGGCGTTGGATATCGAGCAAGCCGATCTGCAGCTCGATCGCGCGCTCTCGGGACGGCCGAACGGCACCCTGCCGCCGGACTTCTTCCAAGGGCTACTACGTTCCCTCGCGGAAGTAAAACACCTCGAGCTCAACGGCAAGCCCTGCCGCGCCTCGGGGGACAGCATCGCACCGCGGGCGCGCGTGGAAGCGACGAAGGCAGGCTTTCGCGTCACCATCGAGCGCCACCCCGACGTGCTCGCCGTGGTGTTGCCTGGGGTTGCCCTGGTGCGCGACGGCGAGGGCGCGGTGCTGAAATCCCTGCGCGGCACCGAGCTGACCGGCAAGCGCCTACAGAACCTGCCGAGCACCCGGGAGTACCCCAAGGCCAAGAGCGCCGAGCTCATCACAACCATCTTGCCCGCGCTGCGCGAGAAGATGGACGTCGACGTACTCACCGACGAGCTGCCCCAGGCGGCGCGCCACCTGAGGCCTCGCGCCGAAGTACAGATCACCCAGGAAGGCGGCAGCATCAGCGCGTTTGCAGTGCTGGTCTATGGCGATCCGCCGGTCGCGCGCATCGACAACGACGAGCTGGTGATCCTGGGTGGCGCCGTACCGGTGCGGGACACCGGCGAAGAAAAGCAGGTCGCGGACCGCCTGCGTGAGGATTTGGGGCTGATCCCTGGTCGCCGCCAGCACTTCCACGCGGAAGCAGCTACCGAGTTTGCCACGCGGCTCGATCGTTACCGCGCGCGCGCAGGGCGCGTGACCGGCGACGCGCCCGAGCGCTTCCTGCGCAAGGCGTCGCTCAGCCCGCAGCTGTCGATCAGCGGCAGCGACTTCTCCCTGGAGTTCTCTGGCACCGCGGACGACGGCAAGGCGGTGAGCGCCGACGCCAACGCAGTGCTCAAGGCGTGGCAACAAGGCCTCGACCTGGTGCCGCTCAGCGATGGTGGCTTCGCTCCCTTGCCGGCGGACTTCTTGAGTCAACACGGCCACCGCGTACTGATGCTGCTGTCCGCGAAGGAACAAAAGGACGAGCTGGCGGCGTACGCAAAGCCGCAGCTGCTCCAGCTGTGCCGCGACCTCGACTACCCCGCGCCGCCTGAGCTTGCTGCGCTGGCTCCGCTGGTCGATGGCTTCGAGGGCCTGCCTGAAGCCAAGCTGCCAAAGACGCTCAACGCGACCCTTAGGCACTACCAAGAGGCCGGCGTCTCCTGGCTCGGCTTCTTGCGTCAGGCAGGCCTCGGCGGCGTGCTGGCAGACGACATGGGCTTGGGCAAGACACTGCAGGCCCTGGCGAGTCTACCTGAGGTCACTACGAAGCAGCGCAAGCGCACTCTGGTCGTGTGTCCGACCAGTGTGCTGATGAACTGGCGCCGCGAAGCCAATAAATTCCGTCCGGATTTAACAGTTTGTGTGTACCACGGTGCGAAGCGCGAGCTCGACAAGCAGGCCGACCTGGTGCTCACGAGCTACGCGCTCTTGCGCCTCGACCGCGACGCGCTGGCCGCCGAGACCTGGAACACGTTGATCCTCGACGAAGCCCAGACCATCAAGAACCCCGACAGCCAAGTGGCTCAAGCGGCGTTTTCAATCCCCGCGGAATTCCGCCTGTCCCTGAGCGGTACGCCCGTCGAAAACCGCCTGGACGAGCTGTGGAGCCAGCTCCACTTCAGCAATCCCGGGCTACTCGGCGGTCGGGCCGACTTCGACAACCGCTTTGCGAAGCCCATCGCAGAGGGCCAGAGCGGCGCGGCCCAGCGCCTGCGCAGCCGCATCGCGCCGTTCCTGCTGCGGCGCCTGAAGCGCGACGTGGCCCCGGAGCTGCCCCCGCGCACCGACGTGACGCTGTATGTCGAGCTGACGGACACGGAGCGAGCCACCTACGACGCCGTGCGAGCGGCGACGGAGAAGGAGCTCGCAAGCCAGCTGGGAGCCGGCAGCAGCGTGCTCGCGGCGCTGGAGGCGCTGCTCCGGTTGCGTCAGGCGTGCTGTCATCCGGCGCTCTTGCCTGGTCACAGCGGCAGCCCTGCGGATACGCCGCCCTCGTCGAAGGTCACGCTGCTGGTCGATCACTTGGAGCGCGCCGCAGCGGAGAACCACAAGAGCCTGGTGTTCTCCCAGTGGACGAGCCTGCTCGACTTGGTGGAGCCCGCGCTGCGCGGCGCTGGGCTCGACTTCGTGCGCCTCGACGGCAGCACCGCCAATCGCGACGCAGTCGTGCAAACTTTCCAGGCGGAATCTGGTCCGCCGGTCATGCTCATCTCTCTGAAGGCGGGCGGCACCGGCTTGAACCTGACCGCAGCGGATCACGTCTTCCTGCTGGATCCCTGGTGGAACCCGGCGGTTGAAGACCAAGCCGCCGATCGCGCCCACCGCATCGGCCAGGAGCGCCCGGTGATCGTGCACCGCATGGTGGCTGAGGACAGTGTGGAGGAGCGCATCCTCGCGCTCCAGGAGCAGAAGCGGGCCATCGCGGATGCGGCCCTTGGGGAAGCCGACAAGGCCCTCAGTCTGACCCGGGAAGACTTGCTTGGCTTGCTTGGTTGA